A stretch of Arthrobacter sp. NEB 688 DNA encodes these proteins:
- a CDS encoding dihydroorotate dehydrogenase — MSTTLAGATLPNPVMTASGCAANGKELHRFFPVSDLGAFVTKTVMRDPRSGRPTPRMAETSSGMLNSIGLQGPGIDAFCAQDLPWLAAQGARVLVSVAGNTAEEFGEVVQRLVASPAWSCVVGVEANISCPNVANRGLVFACDPASSERVVQIVRTRVPDDVPVFAKLTPDVTDIVSIADAVLRAGADGLTMINTLLGIVIDTDLLRPQLAGVTGGLSGPAVRPVAVRAVWQVTAAMRAGTIPTAPVIGVGGVRTGADALELVAAGASAVQVGTATFNDPSAPRRVLTELEEHVARHGFTRFADIVGVAHERMARL; from the coding sequence ATGAGCACGACGCTCGCCGGCGCGACGCTGCCCAACCCGGTGATGACCGCGTCCGGCTGTGCCGCCAACGGCAAGGAGCTGCACCGCTTCTTCCCCGTCTCCGACCTCGGCGCGTTCGTCACGAAGACGGTCATGCGCGACCCGCGCTCGGGCCGCCCGACGCCGCGGATGGCCGAGACCTCCTCCGGGATGCTCAACTCGATCGGCCTCCAGGGGCCCGGCATCGACGCGTTCTGCGCGCAGGACCTGCCGTGGCTCGCCGCGCAGGGCGCCCGGGTGCTCGTCTCCGTCGCCGGCAACACCGCCGAGGAGTTCGGCGAGGTCGTCCAGCGCCTCGTCGCCTCGCCCGCGTGGTCGTGCGTCGTCGGGGTCGAGGCGAACATCTCCTGCCCCAACGTCGCCAACCGCGGGCTGGTCTTCGCCTGCGACCCGGCGTCGTCCGAGCGCGTCGTCCAGATCGTCCGCACCCGCGTGCCCGACGACGTCCCGGTCTTCGCGAAGCTGACGCCCGACGTCACCGACATCGTGTCGATCGCCGACGCCGTCCTGCGCGCCGGCGCCGACGGCCTGACGATGATCAACACGCTGCTCGGCATCGTCATCGACACCGACCTGCTGCGCCCGCAGCTCGCCGGCGTCACCGGCGGGCTCTCCGGCCCGGCCGTGCGCCCGGTCGCGGTCCGGGCCGTCTGGCAGGTGACCGCCGCCATGCGCGCCGGCACCATCCCGACGGCGCCGGTCATCGGGGTCGGGGGAGTGCGCACCGGGGCCGACGCCCTCGAGCTCGTCGCCGCCGGCGCGTCGGCCGTGCAGGTCGGCACCGCCACGTTCAACGACCCGTCCGCGCCGCGCCGCGTGCTCACCGAGCTCGAGGAGCACGTCGCGCGGCACGGCTTCACCCGCTTCGCCGACATCGTCGGCGTCGCCCACGAGAGGATGGCCCGCCTGTGA
- the carA gene encoding glutamine-hydrolyzing carbamoyl-phosphate synthase small subunit: MLTTREPAVLVLEDGRTFTGSAYGRRGETVGEAVFSTGMTGYQETLTDPSYHRQVVVMTAPHVGNTGWNDEDDESGRIWVAGYVVRDPALRPSSWRSRRTLEDELDAQGVVGICDVDTRALTRHLRERGAMRAGIFSGELAARPRPELLQRVTDAPAMTGASLAAEVATQEAYVVPAVGERRFTVAAVDLGIKSNTPRMMAERGIEVHVLPATATLEEVRAVGPDGVFFSNGPGDPATAETQAELLRGVLRADIPYFGICFGNQILGKALGFGTYKLKYGHRGINQPVMDRTTGKVEVTAHNHGFAVDAPLEGTTATDFGDVGVSHVCLNDDVVEGLEVRRDGRLVAFSVQYHPEAAAGPHDAAYLFDRFCDLMTTTQEVRA, from the coding sequence GTGCTGACCACCCGCGAACCCGCCGTCCTCGTCCTCGAGGACGGGCGCACCTTCACCGGATCGGCCTACGGCCGCCGGGGCGAGACCGTCGGCGAGGCCGTCTTCTCGACCGGCATGACCGGCTACCAGGAGACGCTCACCGACCCGAGCTACCACCGGCAGGTCGTCGTCATGACCGCGCCGCACGTCGGCAACACCGGCTGGAACGACGAGGACGACGAGTCCGGCCGCATCTGGGTCGCCGGCTACGTCGTGCGCGACCCCGCGCTGCGCCCGTCGAGCTGGCGCAGCCGCCGCACGCTCGAGGACGAGCTCGACGCGCAGGGCGTCGTCGGCATCTGCGACGTCGACACCCGGGCCCTCACGCGCCACCTGCGCGAGCGCGGCGCCATGCGTGCCGGCATCTTCTCCGGCGAGCTCGCGGCCCGCCCGCGCCCGGAGCTGCTGCAGCGGGTCACCGACGCCCCGGCCATGACCGGTGCGTCCCTCGCGGCCGAGGTCGCCACGCAGGAGGCCTACGTCGTGCCGGCGGTGGGGGAGAGGCGCTTCACCGTCGCCGCCGTCGACCTCGGCATCAAGTCCAACACCCCGCGGATGATGGCCGAGCGCGGCATCGAGGTGCACGTGCTGCCGGCCACGGCGACCCTCGAGGAGGTGCGCGCGGTCGGCCCCGACGGCGTCTTCTTCTCCAACGGCCCCGGCGACCCGGCGACCGCCGAGACCCAGGCCGAGCTGCTGCGTGGCGTGCTGCGCGCGGACATCCCGTACTTCGGCATCTGCTTCGGCAACCAGATCCTCGGCAAGGCGCTCGGGTTCGGCACGTACAAGCTCAAGTACGGCCACCGCGGCATCAACCAGCCGGTCATGGACCGCACGACCGGCAAGGTCGAGGTCACCGCGCACAACCACGGCTTCGCCGTCGACGCCCCGCTCGAGGGCACGACCGCGACCGACTTCGGTGACGTGGGCGTCAGCCACGTCTGCCTCAACGACGACGTCGTCGAGGGCCTGGAGGTCCGCCGCGACGGCCGCCTGGTCGCCTTCTCCGTCCAGTACCACCCGGAGGCCGCGGCCGGCCCGCACGACGCCGCCTACCTCTTCGACCGCTTCTGCGATCTCATGACCACCACCCAGGAGGTGCGCGCCTGA
- a CDS encoding dihydroorotate dehydrogenase electron transfer subunit, producing the protein MSASAGGSGVVQVAGEVVANRRVGAYHHLTIVAPGVAELARPGQFVALAVGGPTSANLLRRCFSLHKVKASGTYGGTLDVVVAAHGPGTQWLTGLSAHDAVDVVAPLGRPFPLPAEPVPCVLVGGGYGSAPLFWLAEALRERGCHVEMVLGAASEDRLFGVVEARRSADGVTVTTDDGSAGRRGWVSDVLGEVVDRTGAGVVYACGPMGMLRSVTEVAQAHGAVAQVAVEESMACGIGVCMTCVMPVRGTDGTTRMVRSCVEGPVFRGDLVRWDAIGGGITRVPEDAVGAPRPGGH; encoded by the coding sequence GTGAGCGCGAGCGCCGGCGGGAGCGGTGTCGTCCAGGTCGCCGGCGAGGTCGTCGCCAACCGGCGGGTCGGCGCCTACCACCACCTGACGATCGTCGCGCCCGGCGTCGCCGAGCTCGCCCGCCCGGGCCAGTTCGTCGCGCTCGCCGTCGGCGGCCCGACGTCGGCCAACCTCCTGCGCCGCTGCTTCTCGCTGCACAAGGTCAAGGCGTCCGGCACCTACGGCGGCACCCTCGACGTCGTCGTCGCCGCGCACGGCCCGGGCACGCAGTGGCTCACCGGGCTGTCCGCGCACGACGCCGTCGACGTCGTCGCGCCGCTCGGGCGGCCCTTCCCGCTGCCCGCCGAGCCCGTGCCCTGCGTGCTCGTCGGCGGCGGCTACGGCTCCGCGCCGCTGTTCTGGCTGGCCGAGGCGCTGCGCGAGCGCGGCTGCCACGTCGAGATGGTCCTCGGCGCGGCCTCCGAGGACCGGCTCTTCGGGGTCGTCGAGGCCCGCCGCAGCGCCGACGGCGTCACCGTCACGACCGACGACGGCTCGGCCGGCCGCAGGGGCTGGGTCTCCGACGTCCTCGGCGAGGTCGTCGACCGCACCGGCGCGGGCGTCGTCTACGCCTGCGGCCCGATGGGGATGCTGCGCTCGGTCACCGAGGTCGCGCAGGCCCACGGCGCCGTCGCCCAGGTGGCCGTCGAGGAGTCGATGGCCTGCGGCATCGGCGTCTGCATGACCTGCGTCATGCCGGTGCGCGGCACCGACGGCACGACCCGGATGGTCCGTTCCTGCGTCGAGGGGCCGGTCTTCCGCGGCGACCTCGTGCGCTGGGACGCCATCGGCGGGGGCATCACCCGCGTGCCCGAGGACGCGGTCGGCGCCCCGAGGCCGGGGGGTCACTGA
- the carB gene encoding carbamoyl-phosphate synthase large subunit: MPKRDDIKSVLVIGSGPIVIGQACEFDYSGTQACRVLREEGIRVVLVNSNPATIMTDPEFADATYIEPITPEIVEKIIAKERPDAVLATLGGQTALNCAMELHERGVLERYDCPLIGANVEAIQLGEDREKFKGVVDRCGAESARSAICHTMDDLLAAADDLGYPVVVRPSFTMGGLGSGFAYTPEELRRIGGAGLQYSPVTEVLLEESILGWKEYELELMRDTADNVVVVCSIENLDPMGVHTGDSITVAPALTLTDREYQRLRDISIAVIREVGVDTGGCNIQFAVNPADGRIIVIEMNPRVSRSSALASKATGFPIAKIAARMAIGYTLDEVPNDITQETPASFEPTLDYVVVKVPRFAFEKFPAADDTLTTTMKSVGEAMAIGRSFTEALQKALRSLEKAGSSFHWDGARPTTEAARALLDSARRPTDGRIVQVQQALRGGLSVEEVHDATGIDPWFLDQMELVNEVAEHVATAEELTPELLRLAKRHGFSDTQLASLRRMPEAVVRGVRHALGVRPVYKTVDTCAAEFAARTPYHYSAYDEESEVTPRERPAVLILGSGPNRIGQGVEFDYSCVHASFALRDAGYDTVMVNCNPETVSTDYDTSSRLYFEPLTLEDVLEVVHAEQQAGPVAGVVVQLGGQTPLGLAKALKAAGVPIVGTSPEAIDLAEDRGAFGRVLHEAGLPAPKHGTAYSASEAVEIAREIGYPVLVRPSYVLGGRGMEIVYDDETLSGYVERATVASPEHPVLVDRFLDDAIEIDVDVLFDGEEMYLGGIMEHVEEAGIHSGDSSCALPPVTLGATELERVRESTLKLARGIGVRGLMNVQFALAQDILYVLEANPRASRTVPFVAKATGVALANAAARIMLGATIAQLREEGVLPRHADGGRMPASSPVSVKEAVLPFKRFRTAEGLVVDSLLGPEMRSTGEVMGIDRDFGRAFAKSQLGAISGLPTSGTVFVSVANRDKRAIIFPVKRLVDLGFRILSTSGTAEVLHRNGIEADVVRKHAERGEHEQSVVDLINAGEIDMVVNSPSGPSATTRADGYAIRAATAAMDKPIVTTVQQLSAAVLAIEAVQRDDLDVMSLQEHTAALDLHGIGEPA, encoded by the coding sequence ATGCCGAAGCGCGACGACATCAAGTCCGTCCTCGTCATCGGCTCCGGCCCGATCGTCATCGGGCAGGCCTGCGAGTTCGACTACTCCGGCACCCAGGCGTGCCGCGTCCTGCGCGAGGAGGGCATCCGCGTCGTCCTCGTCAACTCCAACCCGGCGACGATCATGACCGACCCGGAGTTCGCGGACGCCACCTACATCGAGCCGATCACCCCCGAGATCGTCGAGAAGATCATCGCCAAGGAGCGCCCGGACGCCGTCCTCGCGACCCTCGGCGGCCAGACCGCGCTCAACTGCGCCATGGAGCTGCACGAGCGGGGCGTCCTCGAGCGCTACGACTGCCCGCTCATCGGCGCCAACGTCGAGGCCATCCAGCTCGGCGAGGACCGCGAGAAGTTCAAGGGCGTCGTCGACCGCTGCGGCGCCGAGTCGGCCCGCTCGGCCATCTGCCACACGATGGACGACCTCCTGGCCGCGGCCGACGACCTCGGCTACCCGGTCGTCGTGCGCCCCTCGTTCACGATGGGCGGCCTCGGCTCCGGCTTCGCGTACACCCCGGAGGAGCTGCGCCGCATCGGCGGTGCCGGCCTGCAGTACAGCCCGGTCACGGAGGTGCTCCTCGAGGAGTCGATCCTCGGCTGGAAGGAGTACGAGCTCGAGCTGATGCGCGACACCGCCGACAACGTGGTCGTCGTCTGCTCGATCGAGAACCTCGACCCGATGGGCGTGCACACCGGCGACTCCATCACCGTCGCACCGGCCCTCACCCTGACCGACCGCGAGTACCAGCGGCTGCGCGACATCAGCATCGCCGTCATCCGCGAGGTCGGCGTCGACACCGGCGGCTGCAACATCCAGTTCGCGGTCAACCCCGCCGACGGCCGGATCATCGTCATCGAGATGAACCCGCGCGTCTCGCGCTCCTCGGCGCTGGCGTCCAAGGCCACCGGCTTCCCCATCGCGAAGATCGCGGCGCGGATGGCCATCGGCTACACGCTCGACGAGGTGCCGAACGACATCACGCAGGAGACGCCGGCGTCCTTCGAGCCGACGCTGGACTACGTCGTCGTCAAGGTGCCGCGGTTCGCGTTCGAGAAGTTCCCCGCCGCCGACGACACGCTGACCACGACGATGAAGTCGGTCGGGGAGGCGATGGCCATCGGGCGCTCGTTCACCGAGGCGCTGCAGAAGGCGCTGCGCTCGCTCGAGAAGGCCGGCAGCAGCTTCCACTGGGACGGGGCGCGCCCCACGACCGAGGCGGCCCGCGCCCTGCTCGACAGCGCGCGCCGGCCCACCGACGGCCGGATCGTCCAGGTGCAGCAGGCGCTGCGCGGCGGGCTGTCGGTCGAGGAGGTGCACGACGCGACGGGCATCGACCCGTGGTTCCTCGACCAGATGGAGCTCGTCAACGAGGTCGCCGAGCACGTCGCGACCGCCGAGGAGCTGACGCCCGAGCTGCTGCGCCTCGCGAAGCGGCACGGTTTCAGCGACACCCAGCTCGCGTCGCTGCGCCGGATGCCCGAGGCCGTCGTGCGCGGCGTGCGTCACGCCCTCGGGGTGCGCCCGGTCTACAAGACCGTCGACACCTGCGCGGCCGAGTTCGCGGCGCGCACGCCGTACCACTACAGCGCCTACGACGAGGAGAGCGAGGTCACCCCGCGCGAGCGGCCGGCCGTCCTCATCCTCGGCAGCGGACCGAACCGCATCGGGCAGGGCGTCGAGTTCGACTACTCCTGCGTCCACGCCAGCTTCGCCCTGCGCGACGCCGGCTACGACACGGTGATGGTCAACTGCAACCCCGAGACCGTCTCGACCGACTACGACACGAGCAGCCGCCTCTACTTCGAGCCGCTCACCCTCGAGGACGTCCTCGAGGTCGTCCACGCCGAGCAGCAGGCGGGCCCGGTCGCGGGCGTCGTCGTCCAGCTCGGCGGGCAGACGCCGCTCGGCCTGGCCAAGGCGCTCAAGGCGGCGGGCGTGCCGATCGTCGGCACCTCGCCCGAGGCCATCGACCTCGCCGAGGACCGCGGCGCGTTCGGCCGCGTCCTGCACGAGGCCGGCCTGCCCGCACCGAAGCACGGGACCGCGTACAGCGCGTCCGAGGCCGTCGAGATCGCCCGCGAGATCGGGTACCCCGTCCTCGTGCGCCCGTCGTACGTCCTCGGCGGTCGCGGGATGGAGATCGTCTACGACGACGAGACCCTCTCGGGCTACGTCGAGCGCGCGACGGTCGCGAGTCCCGAGCACCCGGTGCTCGTCGACCGCTTCCTCGACGACGCGATCGAGATCGACGTCGACGTCCTCTTCGACGGCGAGGAGATGTACCTCGGCGGGATCATGGAGCACGTCGAGGAGGCCGGCATCCACTCCGGCGACTCCTCGTGCGCGCTGCCGCCGGTCACGCTCGGCGCGACCGAGCTCGAGCGGGTCCGCGAGTCGACCCTCAAGCTCGCGCGGGGCATCGGCGTGCGCGGCCTGATGAACGTCCAGTTCGCCCTCGCGCAGGACATCCTCTACGTCCTCGAGGCCAACCCGCGCGCCTCGCGCACGGTGCCCTTCGTCGCGAAGGCGACCGGCGTCGCGCTGGCCAACGCCGCGGCCCGCATCATGCTCGGCGCCACGATCGCGCAGCTGCGCGAGGAGGGCGTGCTGCCGCGCCACGCCGACGGCGGCCGGATGCCGGCCAGCTCGCCGGTGTCGGTCAAGGAGGCCGTCCTGCCGTTCAAGCGGTTCCGGACCGCCGAGGGGCTCGTCGTCGACAGCCTGCTCGGCCCGGAGATGCGCTCGACCGGCGAGGTCATGGGCATCGACCGCGACTTCGGCCGCGCCTTCGCCAAGAGCCAGCTCGGCGCGATCAGCGGGCTGCCCACCAGCGGAACGGTGTTCGTGTCGGTCGCCAACCGCGACAAGCGGGCGATCATCTTCCCGGTCAAGCGCCTGGTCGACCTCGGCTTCCGCATCCTGTCGACCTCCGGGACGGCGGAGGTGCTGCACCGCAACGGGATCGAGGCCGACGTCGTGCGCAAGCACGCCGAGCGCGGCGAGCACGAGCAGTCGGTCGTCGACCTCATCAACGCCGGCGAGATCGACATGGTCGTCAACAGCCCGAGCGGCCCGAGCGCCACGACGCGGGCCGACGGCTACGCCATCCGCGCCGCGACGGCCGCGATGGACAAGCCGATCGTCACCACCGTCCAGCAGCTCTCGGCCGCCGTGCTCGCCATCGAGGCCGTGCAGCGCGACGACCTCGACGTCATGTCGCTCCAGGAGCACACGGCGGCCCTGGACCTGCACGGGATCGGGGAGCCGGCGTGA